A DNA window from Allokutzneria albata contains the following coding sequences:
- a CDS encoding TetR/AcrR family transcriptional regulator, with protein MNPRPARTSVTKQKLFDAALRLLGERGAAEVTVDEIASAAGVAKGTVYYNFGSKDALIDALLRHGVDLLAQRLRPEGTDDPIEHLVGASLGFFRDYPAFGQLLVSEMWRSPGQWHGTLSLLRDDIVAIFKQVIQRSADAGKLPEGVQAGTASAALFGTLLVVALDWQVFQPDRSLDQVRDSVMLLVRGVSPGA; from the coding sequence GTGAACCCGCGGCCCGCGCGCACCTCGGTGACCAAGCAGAAGCTCTTCGACGCGGCACTGCGGCTGCTCGGCGAGCGCGGGGCCGCCGAGGTGACCGTCGACGAGATCGCCTCGGCGGCCGGGGTGGCCAAGGGCACCGTCTACTACAACTTCGGCAGCAAGGACGCCCTGATCGACGCGTTGCTGCGGCACGGGGTCGACCTGCTCGCGCAACGGCTGCGGCCGGAGGGCACCGACGACCCGATCGAGCACCTGGTCGGCGCGTCGCTGGGGTTCTTCCGCGACTACCCCGCCTTCGGCCAGCTGCTGGTGAGCGAGATGTGGCGCAGCCCCGGTCAGTGGCACGGCACGCTGAGCCTGCTCCGCGACGACATCGTGGCCATCTTCAAGCAGGTGATACAGCGTTCGGCGGACGCGGGGAAGCTGCCGGAGGGCGTGCAGGCGGGCACGGCGTCGGCGGCCCTGTTCGGCACGCTCCTGGTCGTGGCCCTGGACTGGCAGGTGTTCCAGCCGGACCGCAGCCTCGACCAGGTGCGGGACTCGGTGATGCTGCTGGTGCGCGGGGTCAGTCCAGGCGCCTGA
- a CDS encoding alpha/beta hydrolase, giving the protein MRANTISSTFEEGAAVREQLAAFLADPPTIDPAADLTPDVLPTGGIPGTWVDGSGRTPHSAGVTIYAHGGGFTYSNPPMEQIMAHRFSQATGRPVFAVAYRLAPAHPFPAAMDDIVAAFKSLVRQGVPPKRILLVGESAGGTLVLSTLLALAAAGDPLPGGAVPVSPVTDFTESSPSIKANKARDVIDPDIMGPVGPTYLAGARPDQAPQSPLFGEFHGLPPILIPVGTDEVLLDDSVRFAEAAAAAGVDITLDLYEGMTHAFHATVLFDEAEHLPTATTFLTRLAEWVRRLD; this is encoded by the coding sequence TTGCGCGCGAACACCATTTCCTCGACCTTCGAGGAAGGCGCCGCTGTGCGCGAACAACTGGCGGCATTCCTCGCCGATCCGCCCACGATCGACCCGGCCGCCGACCTGACCCCGGACGTCCTGCCCACCGGCGGCATCCCCGGAACGTGGGTCGACGGATCGGGCCGCACGCCGCACTCGGCCGGCGTGACCATCTACGCGCACGGTGGCGGCTTCACCTACAGCAACCCGCCGATGGAGCAGATCATGGCGCACCGGTTCTCCCAGGCCACCGGGCGCCCGGTCTTCGCCGTGGCTTACCGGCTCGCACCGGCGCACCCGTTCCCCGCGGCCATGGACGATATCGTCGCGGCCTTCAAAAGCCTTGTGCGGCAAGGGGTTCCGCCGAAGCGGATCCTGCTGGTCGGTGAATCGGCCGGGGGCACCCTCGTGCTCTCGACCCTGCTCGCGCTCGCCGCCGCCGGTGACCCGCTGCCCGGGGGCGCCGTCCCCGTCTCGCCGGTCACCGACTTCACCGAGTCCAGCCCGTCGATCAAGGCCAACAAGGCCAGGGACGTCATCGACCCGGACATCATGGGGCCCGTCGGACCGACCTACCTCGCGGGCGCACGTCCGGACCAGGCCCCGCAGTCACCGCTGTTCGGCGAGTTCCACGGGCTGCCACCGATCCTGATCCCGGTCGGTACGGACGAGGTGCTGCTCGATGACTCGGTGCGCTTCGCCGAGGCCGCCGCGGCTGCCGGGGTCGACATCACCCTCGACCTCTACGAGGGCATGACGCACGCCTTCCACGCCACCGTCCTGTTCGACGAGGCCGAGCACCTCCCGACCGCGACGACCTTCCTGACCAGGCTCGCGGAGTGGGTCAGGCGCCTGGACTGA
- a CDS encoding class I SAM-dependent methyltransferase, giving the protein MTVPDRVRWAIEVVGPRPEDEILEIGAGPGLAAALVCERLRGGRLLAIDRSPTAVARIGERNAEHVAAGRLAVRQSALADLIVPPGSFDTAFAMNVNVFWVGDPARELAVLKAALREGGSLHVLYDAGAPTAAERITEPVAAVLREHGFTGVTVHTAALGIGVSARR; this is encoded by the coding sequence ATGACGGTGCCGGATCGAGTGCGCTGGGCAATTGAGGTCGTCGGCCCGCGGCCGGAGGACGAAATACTGGAGATCGGCGCCGGGCCCGGCCTCGCGGCCGCCCTCGTGTGCGAGCGGCTCCGCGGCGGGCGGCTGCTCGCGATCGACCGCTCCCCCACCGCCGTCGCGCGGATCGGCGAGCGCAACGCCGAGCACGTCGCGGCGGGAAGGCTCGCGGTGCGGCAGTCCGCATTGGCCGATCTGATCGTGCCGCCGGGCAGCTTCGACACCGCGTTCGCCATGAACGTCAACGTGTTCTGGGTCGGCGATCCCGCGCGCGAACTGGCCGTGCTCAAGGCGGCGCTGCGCGAGGGCGGGAGCCTGCACGTCCTTTACGACGCAGGCGCTCCGACCGCGGCGGAGCGCATCACCGAGCCTGTCGCCGCGGTGCTCCGCGAACACGGCTTCACGGGGGTCACGGTGCACACCGCGGCGCTCGGCATCGGGGTCAGCGCTCGGCGATGA
- a CDS encoding SRPBCC family protein, which produces MIKHATFTLERDFSAPPAKVFALWADPESKAKWFAGPGAEHELDFREGGTEIASGVHNGTKLTFEAVYREIVADERIVCTGVLRADDTVATVSQTTVQFEPSDGGTHLVLTEQGAYLDGHEEPEWRQRGIESQLAALEKLIAER; this is translated from the coding sequence ATGATCAAGCACGCGACGTTCACCCTGGAGCGCGACTTCTCCGCCCCGCCCGCGAAGGTCTTCGCGCTGTGGGCCGACCCGGAGAGCAAGGCGAAGTGGTTCGCCGGTCCCGGGGCCGAGCACGAGCTGGACTTCCGCGAGGGCGGCACGGAGATCGCCAGCGGCGTCCACAACGGCACCAAGCTGACCTTCGAGGCGGTGTACCGCGAGATCGTGGCCGACGAGCGCATCGTGTGCACGGGCGTGCTGCGCGCGGACGACACCGTGGCGACCGTGTCGCAGACGACCGTGCAGTTCGAGCCTTCCGACGGCGGAACCCATCTGGTCCTCACCGAACAGGGCGCCTACCTCGACGGCCACGAGGAGCCGGAGTGGCGGCAGCGCGGTATCGAATCGCAGCTCGCCGCGCTGGAAAAGCTCATCGCCGAGCGCTGA
- a CDS encoding ArsR/SmtB family transcription factor has product MLDHRDRLDRLFHALADGTRRDVVERLVRGPASVSELASAHAMTLQAVMQHVKVLETCGLVRTEKVGRVRTCALRPEGLRLAEDWLSARRTGWERRLDRLGELLEPDS; this is encoded by the coding sequence ATGCTTGACCATCGAGACCGGCTGGACCGGCTGTTCCACGCACTGGCCGACGGCACCCGCCGCGACGTGGTCGAGCGGCTCGTCCGGGGGCCCGCGTCGGTGAGCGAGCTGGCGAGCGCGCACGCGATGACGCTGCAGGCCGTCATGCAGCACGTGAAGGTGCTCGAAACCTGCGGGCTGGTGCGCACGGAGAAGGTGGGCCGGGTGCGCACGTGCGCGCTGCGCCCCGAGGGCCTGCGGCTGGCCGAGGACTGGCTCTCCGCACGCCGCACCGGCTGGGAACGGCGCCTCGACCGGCTGGGCGAGCTACTGGAACCCGACTCGTGA
- a CDS encoding NlpC/P60 family protein, which produces MRLSAFAKLGTACAIALASIGAATPVAAAAPAAPADEVSVAAAHPGRAKAVSWAKSMVGKSQYHHYCELFVELAYGTSGRYASAKAHYNAAKAAGRLKSGNAPAGTLVFMYMNSTYGHVVVSLGNGTAVSTGQKSSKIEILSTASNAGWAEAPASWPGR; this is translated from the coding sequence ATGCGTCTTTCCGCTTTCGCCAAACTGGGTACCGCGTGCGCCATCGCGCTGGCCAGCATCGGTGCCGCCACCCCGGTCGCCGCGGCGGCCCCGGCGGCCCCCGCCGACGAGGTCTCGGTCGCCGCCGCGCACCCCGGCCGCGCCAAGGCCGTGTCCTGGGCGAAGTCGATGGTCGGCAAGAGCCAGTACCACCACTACTGCGAGCTCTTCGTCGAGCTGGCCTACGGCACCAGCGGCCGCTACGCCTCGGCGAAGGCGCACTACAACGCGGCGAAGGCCGCGGGCCGCCTGAAGTCCGGCAACGCCCCCGCGGGCACGCTGGTCTTCATGTACATGAACTCCACCTACGGCCACGTGGTGGTCTCGCTGGGCAACGGCACGGCGGTCAGCACCGGCCAGAAGAGCTCGAAGATCGAGATCCTGAGCACCGCGAGCAACGCGGGCTGGGCGGAGGCGCCTGCCAGCTGGCCCGGCCGCTAG
- a CDS encoding AfsR/SARP family transcriptional regulator, translating to MEFRLLGPLEVLAGNEIVRIPAAKHRALLAALLLRANQVVPSSELITQLWGEEPPSSARTTLQGYVLRLRRTLGPVIVTRNSGYLIEVTEDSLDLRRFERLVERSRVAESEGDLAQAAHLLHTALALWRGPALADVGSDWMHRVEAPRLAELRGRALHRKAEIDLRLGKHAEMIGELTVLVAENPLDEGFSAQLMLALHRCGRRAEALEVYRQTRRMLVEELGVEPGPELRRREQEVLRSDPEQPRPRAAEPLRAPHVLPPDIADFIGRADEAESLRAALLPVPGGCSPQVITVVGMAGVGKTALAVHVAHSLRAEFPDGQLFARLRTASGSVSSAEVLGRFLRLLGMVGSHLPEDVEQLAELFRDRLSGRRVLLVLDDAVDAAQVRPLLPGDGGCAVLVTGRNRLTGLTGRSVDLDVLTEAQAIELLGEITGVARISAEPDAAKVLVRRCGLLPLALRIAAARLRSRPQRTVAWLADELADEHRRLDRLVTGDLAVRASIGLSEQGLDGECRRALRLLSAVKVPHYPAWLSAAVLDRSPEQTERIIDELLDAQLLEDARGTGGSARVRFHELVRIYAEEQLEHAPELVLERAFPAMVRAAEEMGARLPSRSWKPGVALEKPCVGLEWFTTEQPVLVGAVRQAATVGDADSAWRLTAAMTGYLDLRGDWDDWRRTHCWALSACRSAGDWYGAARMSYGLGLLAAARDRYPQGMRWFARALSSWRSLGAHSEAAYAWIGIGDMYHQLSDLRRASRCFRRATTVFAEIADERGTAWARLSLALVHRDRGERERALESLLRTIDDFDGLGDWYSATEARFFLALTYNRWERPEEARSYAETARAAFAEMGARLKELRCQRLLGHVLASSGDPDAAQPLLEECVREFREQGDTFSEAISLWSLGELIRRHRIPADAVEVLTKACALFTKVGVPTWRMRAAASLQSTLRGT from the coding sequence ATGGAATTCCGGCTCCTCGGTCCCCTTGAAGTGCTCGCGGGCAATGAGATCGTGCGCATTCCCGCGGCCAAGCACCGCGCGCTGCTGGCCGCGCTGCTGCTGCGCGCCAACCAGGTGGTGCCGTCCTCGGAACTGATCACGCAGCTGTGGGGCGAGGAACCGCCGTCCAGCGCGCGCACCACGCTGCAGGGCTACGTGCTCCGGCTGCGCCGCACGCTCGGGCCGGTGATCGTCACCCGCAACTCCGGCTACCTCATCGAGGTCACCGAGGACTCCCTCGACCTGCGGCGGTTCGAGCGGCTGGTGGAGCGGTCCCGGGTGGCGGAGTCCGAGGGCGACCTCGCCCAGGCCGCACACCTGCTGCACACCGCGCTCGCGCTGTGGCGGGGCCCGGCGCTCGCCGACGTGGGCTCGGACTGGATGCACCGGGTGGAGGCACCGCGCCTGGCCGAGCTGCGCGGGCGCGCGCTGCACCGCAAGGCCGAGATCGACCTGCGCCTGGGCAAGCACGCCGAGATGATCGGCGAGCTGACCGTGCTGGTGGCGGAGAACCCGCTCGACGAGGGGTTCAGCGCGCAGCTGATGCTCGCGCTGCACCGCTGCGGGCGCCGTGCCGAGGCACTGGAGGTCTACCGCCAGACGCGGCGCATGCTGGTCGAGGAACTGGGTGTCGAGCCCGGCCCGGAGCTGCGGCGGCGAGAGCAGGAGGTGCTGCGCTCCGACCCGGAGCAGCCCCGCCCGCGCGCCGCCGAGCCGTTGCGCGCCCCGCACGTGCTGCCGCCCGACATCGCCGACTTCATCGGCCGCGCCGATGAGGCCGAGTCGCTGCGCGCCGCGCTGCTGCCCGTCCCCGGCGGGTGCAGTCCCCAGGTGATCACCGTGGTGGGCATGGCCGGGGTCGGCAAGACCGCGCTCGCCGTGCACGTCGCGCACTCGCTGCGCGCGGAGTTCCCGGACGGCCAGCTCTTCGCGCGGTTGCGCACCGCGAGCGGATCGGTGAGCTCCGCCGAGGTGCTCGGCCGGTTCCTGCGGTTGCTGGGCATGGTCGGCAGTCACCTGCCGGAGGACGTCGAGCAGCTGGCGGAACTGTTCCGGGATCGGCTCTCCGGTCGCCGCGTGCTGCTCGTGCTCGACGACGCGGTGGACGCGGCGCAGGTCCGCCCGCTGCTGCCGGGCGACGGTGGTTGCGCGGTGCTGGTGACCGGGCGCAACCGGCTCACCGGACTGACGGGCCGCTCGGTCGACCTCGACGTGCTCACCGAGGCGCAGGCGATCGAGCTGCTGGGCGAGATCACCGGCGTCGCGCGGATCTCCGCCGAACCCGACGCGGCCAAGGTTCTTGTGCGGCGGTGCGGTCTGCTGCCCCTGGCACTGCGCATCGCCGCGGCCCGGCTCCGCTCCCGTCCACAAAGGACGGTGGCGTGGCTGGCCGACGAACTGGCCGACGAGCACCGCAGGCTGGACCGGCTGGTCACCGGCGACCTCGCGGTGCGGGCCAGCATCGGGCTCAGCGAACAGGGACTGGACGGGGAGTGCAGGCGGGCGCTGCGGCTGCTCAGCGCGGTGAAGGTGCCGCACTACCCGGCGTGGTTGAGCGCGGCGGTGCTGGACCGCTCCCCCGAGCAGACCGAGCGGATCATCGACGAACTGCTGGACGCCCAACTGCTCGAGGACGCTCGGGGCACCGGCGGCTCGGCGCGGGTCCGGTTCCACGAGCTGGTGCGGATCTACGCCGAGGAACAGCTCGAACACGCGCCGGAGCTCGTGCTGGAGCGCGCGTTCCCGGCGATGGTGCGCGCGGCGGAGGAGATGGGCGCGCGCCTGCCCAGCCGCTCCTGGAAACCCGGTGTGGCACTGGAGAAACCGTGCGTCGGCCTGGAGTGGTTCACCACTGAGCAGCCGGTGTTGGTCGGCGCGGTGCGGCAGGCCGCGACGGTGGGCGACGCCGATTCCGCGTGGCGGCTGACCGCGGCGATGACCGGCTACCTCGACCTGCGCGGAGACTGGGACGACTGGCGGCGCACGCACTGCTGGGCGTTGTCGGCCTGCCGGTCCGCGGGCGACTGGTACGGCGCGGCCCGCATGTCTTACGGGCTCGGACTGCTCGCCGCGGCGAGGGACCGCTACCCGCAGGGGATGCGGTGGTTCGCGCGGGCGCTGAGCAGCTGGCGCTCCCTGGGCGCGCACTCGGAGGCGGCGTACGCGTGGATCGGCATCGGCGACATGTACCACCAGCTCAGCGACCTGCGCCGGGCGTCGCGGTGTTTCCGAAGGGCCACAACGGTTTTCGCGGAGATCGCCGACGAGCGCGGAACGGCGTGGGCGCGGCTGAGCCTGGCGCTGGTGCACCGCGACCGCGGCGAGCGCGAGCGGGCGCTGGAGTCGTTGCTGCGCACGATCGACGACTTCGACGGGCTCGGTGACTGGTACTCGGCGACCGAGGCGCGGTTCTTCCTCGCGCTGACCTACAACCGGTGGGAGCGGCCGGAGGAGGCGCGCAGCTACGCCGAGACCGCTCGGGCGGCGTTCGCCGAGATGGGCGCTCGGCTGAAGGAGCTGCGCTGCCAGCGGCTGCTGGGGCACGTGCTGGCGTCCTCCGGCGATCCGGACGCGGCGCAGCCGTTGCTGGAGGAGTGCGTCCGGGAGTTCCGCGAGCAGGGAGACACCTTCAGCGAGGCCATCAGCCTGTGGAGCCTCGGCGAG